The nucleotide sequence tgtttgtagactCATTTCAGGCAGTTCAGAACTTTTCTttaggagacaataactttatttatcatGCATTTTACCCTTTTTCTCTAGACTTTGtacatttacaaacagctgtattacacactacatgaaagTTATAAAATTGAcgaaatattatataatataaatatataataatacataatattcatataatattaaaaaacacaATAGGGGCACATATTAAAAGCTGCTTCACGGAAATAAACTGGAAAATAACAATGTTGCAAAATTCATCAGTTATGAAATGACTTTGATTTCAGCAGTAAATCAGCTTTGCATTCAGCTAAGTTTAGTTCAATAACGGAGTCAAAGTtgccaagttcataaattattaaataaattaaattcagttataaagcagctctacagaagacagatattcaatattcagctcaatgtaaaaaaaattataatgtttgttttttattgttgtttttttgtcattattCATCTTAATTTAGTTCAGTGTCGATTGAGTTCATTTGAGTAACTGTCAGTAATGCaaagttaaaaatgtcaaatgcaGCTCTACCGAAAGCAATATTGGCTTTTGTTAGCATGAACAAAATGAGTAGAATATCAACATACCGCATACTACATATTATCCAGTAGAGTGTGAAACAAtctaaaaaacaaatattatgATGTTAAAATATCATGTTATCACATGACTTTATCAGCAAGAAGTGTGAAGTTTCTCAAAAAAATCAATATGgacatttttgctgtttaatcCAATATCTGTGGGTAAAATGCACTAAATTTTAGTAGTCCAATAAAGTAATTAGCTTAGTATTAGGTAATATCTAACACATTGCATTGTGATATAACATTTACATATCACTATATAGAATTGACATATTTCTGTATATCCACCACCAAACCAGAACATATAAACTGTGAAAAAATGAtttgtatataaataattattttatttttttggaccTGTCAGGTATGATTGTGGTTGGCATTGATGAGGAGCTGGGGCCGCAGGTCTATAAATGTGATCCTGCTGGCTACTACTGTGGATTCAAGGCCACTGCTGCGGGCGTCAAGCAAACAGAGGCCACAAGCTTCCTGGAGAAAAAGGTGAAGAAGAAATTGGATTGGACCTTTGACCAAACAGTGGAGGTAAAATTTCATCTTTCTCCCTTACTGATGGAATCAGTGCCCTTTATTATGTCGTGTCCTCTTATTTTGAGTTCTTTTATACACGTTTCATCCATACAGACTGCAATAAGTTGCTTGTCTACCGTTCTGTCCATCGACTTCAAGCCTTCAGAGCTGGAGATCGGGGTTGTTACCACAGAGGAGCCCAAGTTCAGGTGGGTTTGTACATTGCAAGTGCAACAGGATGTAACATTtacacatatttacatattgttTTATGTGTCAACAACCAAACCATGCTCTATAAATGGTGTAAAATCCCCGCTTGGTACTAGCAGTTACTAGTATTTATTTGAGTATGTATTAATTTGTTAAGCAGTTAAACAGTTAagacatttatttcaaataaattgttcttttaaacttttcatcATATATTTGTCAAAAGGattacaaaaaaatgcattatggtttcagcaaaaatattaagctgcaCAAAAAATGttccttgagcagcaaatcatcatattagaatgatttctgaaggaccatgtgacactgaagactggggttatgatgctgaaaattcagctttaccatcacaggaataaattacattttaaaatgtatcaaaatagtagagtcatttttatttgtaaaattataCCTGCAGGTTTGGCAAGGATAAGAGAttactttcaaaaacaaaaaagtattcaTATCGACCCAAAATTTGTGAACAGTATTGTAGTTATTTCAAATCACAAGgtcatttaaacttttttgtcatgttgTGTAAAAATGACTGAATACACTTTTGTGAGTTTTAAAGTTGTGAAAGTCATTTTGTAGTAATGTTTATTTCTATATATTTCAGAATTTTGTCAGAGTCCGAGATAGACACCCACCTTATGGCTCTTACTGAACGGGATTGAGAATATCTGCATGAGTCCTTGCCCTGTCACAAAAAGAATTACAATCATGTCATCAATATTCAGGTCAACTGATGTTTTTTTGCTGTTTATGTAGCTTTTTTCTTGcaacaatacaataaaaataattttttggaaaactgtttttattttccaTTCAGTGGCAGTGACTAATGAAAGTGTTACTCTTTGTGTGTGAAGATTAAACACATATATACAGTGTGTATAGAAAGTATTAACAttttttcactctgttatattgcacatTTACTCTAATCATgtaagttattttttttctcattagtgtacacacagcacccaatattaacagaaaaacagaattgGTGACATTTtggcagatttattaaaaaagaaaaactgaaatagccCTTCCtgagtattcagaccctttgctcagtatttagtagaagcacccttttgatctaatacagccatgagacTATGTGGGAAAGATACAACACGTTTTTCAAACTTGGATTTGGGGATACtttgccattcctccttgcagatcctctccagttctgtcaggttagaTGGTAAACATTGGTGGACAGACGTTTtaaggtctctccagagatgctcaatttggtttaagtcagggctctggctgggtcattcaagaacagtcacagagttgttgtgaagaaactccttcattattttagttgtgtgcttagggtcattttCTTGTTGGAAagtgaaccttcggcccagtctgaggtcttgagcactctggagaaggttttcgtccaggatatccctgtacttggctgcATTCATCTTCCCCTCGATTGCAACAGTCATCCTGTCCCTGCATCTGAAAAAcaccccccacagcatgatgctgccaccaccacgcttcactgttgggactgtattggacagatTATGAGCAGTGtctggttttctccacacataccactTTGAATTGAGGCCAAAAAGTTagatcttggtctcatcagaccagagaatcttatttctcaccatcttggagtccttcaggtgtttttttagcaaactttcatgtgtcttgcactgaggagaggcttccgtcagGTCACTCTGCCATAAAActccgactggtggagggctgcagtgatggttgactttctacatatttctcccatctcctgactgcatctctggagcataaccacagtgatctttgcgttcttctttacctctcaccaaggctcttctccctcgatagctcagtttgttcggccagctctaggaagagttctggtcatcccaaacgtcttccatttaggattatggaggccactgtgctctttttttgtaatttttttgtaaccttggccatatctgccttgccacaattctgtctgagctcttcaggtagttcctttgacctcgtgattcttattttttctgacatgcactgtgagctgtaaggtcgtatatagacaggtgtgtggctttcctaatcaagtcctaTATTAGTATATTATTAGTATATTAGTCCCATAttagtataatcaaacacagctggactcaaatgaaggtgtagaaccaactaaaggatgatcagaagaaatggacagcacctgagttatgAGTGtcatatgagtgtcacagcaaagggtctgaatacttagggccatgtgatatttcagtttttcttttttaataaatctgcaaaaatgtcttgtgtttttctgtcaatatggggtgctgtatGTACattcatgagaaaaaaaaagaaatttagCTAATACTCTTAAAATAAAAAGGGTACCCTTATTTTCCTTAATTTTATCAAAATCAAGTTTAACTTCCTGTGGGGCGTGGTCAATTCAAATTTAAATTCATGAATTGAATGGAGGCCAATTGTCAAATTCTGAATTTTGCACAagcctgatatatatataatacagttATTTCTATAATATGTGTACATGCATGTATGTGTATTCAATTAAACAATTATACAcagtaaatattatataatatacacatataATATGTAAATACAAACCTTTATTtaggatgtgattaatcatttgaaaagtattatatatataataattatacacactatctattatataatatacacgtatattatgtaaacttaatttggatttttttatgcatatgtaatatatatattgggTTTTTAGTCAAATTCTCTCAATACATGGCTCCATCATTCTTCATCATgctttcctttacacggatcagtcgtcctggtccctttgcagaaaaaccatccccatgcttcacagtagatATGATGtgactcagcattctttctcctccaaacatgaaaatttgagtttttaccaaaaggTTGTATTTTGGTTTCCTCTTACCGTAAGACACTCTCCCAGTCCTCTTCTGGGTCATCCAAATGTTTACTAACAAACTTCAAACAGGcctggacatgtactggcttaagcagggggacatgtctttcactgcaggatttgagtccctggcagCGTAGTGTTACTGATGGTCCTAGCTCTTAGTGGTctatgcctttgttactttggtctcagctctctgcaggtccccccgtgtggttctgggatttttgctcaccgttcctgtgatcattttgaccccacggggtggaatcttgcgtggagccccagatctagggagattatcagtggtcttgtatgtcttccattttctaatacttgctcccacagttgatttcttcacaccaagctgttTACCTATTGAAGATCCAtccttcccagcctggtgcaggtctacaattttgtttttgtagacaATCTTTTGACAGCTCTGGTCTTgtccatagtggagtttggagtctgactgtttgaggttgtgaacaggtgtcttttatactgataacgagttcaaacTGGTGCAGGTAATACTGGTaatgagtggaggacagaggagcctcttaaagaagaagttacaggtctggtcgggaccaaatacttattttccaccataatatgcaaatgaattatttgaaaatcagacaatgtgattatCTGGATTTTGTTcacattctgtctctcatagttgaactGTACCTATAATGAAAATTGCAGGCCTCATCATTTTAAGTGGGAAACTCTTTCACAATTGGAGGCTGACTAAAAACTTTTGCCCCACTAGTATGCAAATAATACTTATATACATGTAATCATACTTATACATAGTAAACACAAATCACTATTAATAAATTgtaattaatcacaattaatcatttgacaatcctcatatatatatatatctatatatatatatatatatatatatatatatatatatatatatatatatatatatatatatatatatatatatagatatatatatatatacacacacacacaattaattattaatctTTAACTTGAACCTGTGCTCATCATATATTTCAAACTGTCACCTTGAGGAAATGTGCTGCTGCCTCAATTTCCTGCTTttagaatatattttatttgaagtCAGTAGTGAATTTACTGTACAAAATCACCAGGAAGTCTCCTGGGGTCTCAGTCCCCTTCATTTATGGTAAGCAATGTGAGTTTGCACCTGTCTGGTTTTCTCACACTCTCTTTAAGATGTAATTAACATTTCCTAAACTCTCACTACAGAATCCCCTCCAGGCATGGTATTTGCATAGACGTAGCGCTGCTTGCTTTAAAGAGAGGGCAAACAACAGCCGGATTTTCCAAGTGCCGGCCTGCTGTCATTTCTCGGATCTGGCTGAATCATACGAGTATTCTCCTGCAGTTACAGGAGCCGTCTCCTAACCAGACTCCACAGGGCTCTGAAATCGAGCACTATGACTAAATCATTTGCATGGAGCTCTTCAAGAGGTGTCTTAGGGACTGAAGAGGCACAAGAGTATCTCAAAATCAAAAAGGCGCGCAGTCCGGATTCACGTTCGGAACTAAGCAGGGTTAAACTGAGGGTGGATTCCCTTTAAAGATCTCAGGTTTGTATTCAAATCAAGAAAACCACACACACTTCTAGACTTTCCTTTACTGTAAAACGCAAGATGGAAAGCAATGTGTGACCTGAACTGCATGACTGGTTGTGAATATGAAAGTTTGAGGAAATTTTCAAGTCATTTCACTTCAGTTATCTGAAGTTTGATTGTAAATTGAAATGGCAAGCAGAAGGAATGTTTAAACGATATTAATAGATGAATGTAAGTTCTGCATTATGGTCTTTAGATCAGAGGAATGACCAATGTTGCCAAATTAACATGACACTTTTCTGAGAATGTCAACAGGGTGGAACTTTCTAGTAATATATGATACTAAAATGCTCCCTGTAGATAAATTGTTGACTAATCTCATATCCTATAAACTATTCTTGCAATAAGGTAGCATTGTGCAATTCCTTATTTTGGGAATTCAGGAAGTCGGGGAACTCAGCCTTATCAATTTAGTCTGAACGGCCCTTCCTGCTCAGGAAATTCCAGTGAACTCAGCTGACGGCAAACACAGAACTCAGCTTCTCCTCAGTGACACAAAAGGACATTTAAACTTCCTCATTTCTCTGGTAAACCGttcatgcgttttttttttttcaaggaaCGACACAAAGTTGAAgtttaaaagttttaatttaaaatgagtTACGTCtttccacaaaaacaaaaaattaaatcttctatatacacatttacatgttaatataaaaataaatctgtctgTATACACAATATTTTACATCACAGTACATCAGAAACAGCCGTTGATTTCAGCTGACAGTACGGTCCATCATAGAGAGCCAACGGTACGGTTGGGTCAGACTCTCTCCAGTGTTGCTCTAATACACCCTCTGTTTCTAGGCCTACATCGGTCTTGTACTTTGCGCCTCCAATGAGCCATGCGCGTGCCGCCTGGGACCCATGCGAGCTCCACGGCGGATTCGTTCCAGGGCACCTCGAGTGAGaacatctctctctttctccgtTCAACAGAAGTCCTTCTACTAGTCCTTCTTTCCTACTGCCCCATCATTTTAATATCGTCATATATCTGTGAAATGAGCAAATTAGCAAAACATTAGCATGTTTACAACCGGTACCAAATCAAGACGTGAACACCAGATAAGAAACACTTACATCTTCATCTTCAGATGTACTTTGATCTTCATAATCCTCATCACCATCTTCTGACTCACTCTCTGGTAGTTCCCTTAGGTGTGGCGCCGTGAGCTCATACAGGACTTTTTTGATGTCTGCGTTGGCCCGGCCATAGGTCAGGTGATAAGGCGTGTGACCACCGTACGTGAAGCTGTGAACATCAGCGCCTTTGCTGATTAGAAGCTTAACCAGCTCAAAGTTCTGAAGGTCCACCGCTAAGTGTAGAGCGGTTCGGCCGTTACACTGCTCCTGAAGACAAACGCAAGTATTTTTAGCCATTGCAACGCGGTTtttcgagacgcaaacagatccgtATTGACTGAAAACAAAATTAATTTTTACCTGTGCGTTGATGTCTCCGCCAAGCTGGATAAGGTTTTCCAACAACGACAGGTAGCCATGGACGGCGGCCACGTGTATGCATTTCTGGCCTGCAGAGTAAAACAAAATCGAGATCAGAAATGTCCAAGTGAAGGTCAGAGAAGCAAAACGTGCATAGAAAACACACTCTTACCGTTATAGTTTGGCGTCTGGAGGATAGCCGGGAGGTGTTGCGGGCAGCCCTGCGTCAGGAGGCCAAAACAGGCCATGGACCCTTTCCTGCAGGCGATATGGAGCGCCGTGTTCCCACAGTCATCCACCAAGGACGCGTCACAGCCAGCCTTTAGTAACTGCTCTACTAAACGAGGCTGCTCTGTGATGACGGCCAAATGCAAGGCAGTCTGAAATGAGAAGAGAGTGATTTAGTGAAGAATAAAAGTCATAAATATAGCTAAAGTTTGATATTATacacacataataataatagtaaaattAATATCCTGATGTACCTGTCTTTGGTTGTTCTGTGTGTTGAGGAAGGGGTCACCATAGGATAAATCAATCATTTTTAATGCAGCATCACTGGCCTCGTGAATGATTGCAAGATGTAAATACCTTTGAAGaaataaagtaaacattgtTATGCAACCAtgagaacatttttatttataaaacgtCAACTCATTTTGGTGTGCAGAGAACTGTATTTTTCCTAGTAGGGACATGCGCAGCATGCGCGCGTCTCAGTCTGGCACTCTGCCCGGGACTTTCCGAGTTCGCGCAGCCCCGCCCTCATTGACGCCAGGCcagaagccccgcccacagcgaCGCAGTGCCAGAGAACAGTCCGTACTGATCTTTACAGTCTATGCAGCGTTTCTGTTTACATAAAGCCATTATGACTGCAGGGTGCCTGCGCATGCGCACCACGGTTTGTGAATGGAATGAAAAAGGACTTTAACTGTGCTCAAGAACAATCAACTTAGAACTctgatttgttttctttttgcattACAATCAGTACTAAGAaacaattatttatataaacatattataaaaatataatcctATACAGTTCTTTGCAAAACTAAAAGTTATTATTTTAGTCAATTTATGACTGAAATTGCTTTAACTGTGCTCAAAAACAACCATAAACTTTAAAGACGTTTTGTATTTTACCGATAACTagctaaaaaaaacaatggggtcttaagaaataaataaataaagttctCTGCAACCCAAAATTTGTGTATTTTCCATGCGTCATGCATTATGTGTACTATTTCTAAAAAACAGATGCACATAATTGCTTTTGCATGAGCTGCATAAGAATGTTTTAAAACACTTACGTGTCTCCGTCTTCGGTGAGCTCTTTCCTCCAGGGCTCGTCCTGCCGCTCGACCACTTTCATCCGCCCGAAATCAGACATTAACGTTACGTCCGTGTATTCATCGTCTTTTAGCGAATCCAAACCGCTGTCTAAACGGTCATCGGTGCTCGCAAGCATTTTCCCAGATTTGGGACCGCGGCCATCGTCGTTATAATCCATTTGGTTGGTGTTGCTGCCTCTGTAAAGCTCCATGTTTGTGTCGGAAGTCTGTAGCTCTTCTGGACTGTGAGAGTTTCAGGAGTGTTAAAAGAGACTAAGAAAGGGGTGTGGCTACGAGCTGAGGGGATTTCCAAAGTGTGATTGACGTCTGAATTGTCTCTCTACAGCAGGGAATTAACTGCGCCAGGAGTTTGGGGAAATTTTCTCTGCTTCGTTAAACACACGGTCAGATCAGTAATACTGAAAGCTCGACTTTTCCAGTTCCAAATATTCCAGAATCCAGTTGGGGCTGGCtaaaatgggggaaaaaaacttaaacattttgtcATAATAGAAAATGTTTGTAGTGCACAACTCTACAAAGTGTACTTTGGTGGTTTGCAAAAAGTCCCATTTTCAAACATCTCAAATTTTTTGCAGAAAGATATTGAAtcatatatatttcaaatgggtcctataatatatatatatatatatatatatatatatatatatatatatatatatatatatatatatatatatatatatatatatatatatatatatatatataagttaaatattttaacaaattGTATAATTAAGTGATATAGTAAGATTAATAGTTTTCCacttataattgttttaataattttaaataaattatgcatatagATTTTAGAtggtttaattttgtaattgcaACATGAACAGAACAAAACTAAACAATACAGAAATTGTtcataatgtataataattgttttaattataaatgaacagcatgtatgtgtgtacatatatatatatatatatatatatatatatatatatatatatatatatatatatatatatatatatatatatatatatatatatatatatatatatcctcctgggacccagaattattattattattattttttaattttctattttttcatgtcattgcattgtttagagcataagaaacaaatggacaattgtttttgtgaaaaattatattttattcatatgttttaatatgtcctctgtagttgacaccaggactcagttgttaaaaaaattaaatgactttaaattgcatgtataggcaaaaacaatgggatttatttttaatttaccaatcattttttaagtttcaggattttttttaaaacaaactttgtttaaagatgattctgaCCTATGTTATGAAAGATATAATTGAATGCATTGATATACCATTTTACtttactaaaatatatatatttactttactaaaatataatgtccactacTGTGGACAAAAGTCTATTACTTGGTCCCAGGATATATatagggcctatatatatatatatatatatatatatatatatatatatatatatatatatatatatatatatatatatatatatatatatatatatatatatatatatatatatatatatatatatatatatatgctgctGTACTGCAGCAGTCAAGAAGATGCATAGACAGTCAAACAAAAACTAGAAGTGCTTTAGAGGAATCAGGAAAGAAaatctatatataatataagttGTTATACAGTAATGTAAAGTCAAGGAAGTAGACTGTATGGTGCCAGCATCTCAGCACTTCCTCATAATCTGAAGAATGGGAAACTCCTCTGTGTACTTCTGTTGTGAGAGTTTGCCCACAAAGGCATTTACTCAAAGGAACCAAAGAATGTGACTTTTTTGCTCAAGACGCATTTGTTAAGTCCAAAACAGCCTGTTCTCAGACACCACTACCATAGTAACAGTAACTATGCGCGGTAAACCCCTGAGGGCAGAGGGTGTTCCACTAAAACGCAACTGAATTTGTGATGCACATTGTGCACATGCACAACAGAAAGCTATACCTCCCATGAGGGAATGCTTTTACTGTTGTAAACTTATATCAGTGACCTATAAAGAGACTTGCTTGTAGTAACTTGCTGAAGTGTTTTGTCTCTGATACAATCTAATCAATTCAAGTAAGATAAGATGACGTGTGGACATTTACAAAGGGACCTACAAatcacaacaatgagtttgctTTGCAGTGCTGTATAAGGAAGTCTAACTCATTTCATCTGATCAAATTCTGGAAACTCTGAAAATGGGACGGTATCATGTGACGGTATCATGTGATCAGTGTGGATAGGACGTCCTGCTCCCGACAAATTGCTTGTACATAGATAGGTGACGAGAGCCCTCATTAGCATGTTTATCAGTGGGAATAACAAAGAGCGAGTAGAACAGTGGGCTGGCCATTACCAAAACTCTTTTGCTGAGGCAGAACAGACAGTTCCTCAAGTGCGTGCACAGGTCAAACATGACAAGATCATTTAAACCTGATCAATGACTCATCGTTTTCTGTATGTCATATACTTCATAttgttcaaataaaaaaatatcaaggTGATATGGATGTGATGCTGACGGAGTAGACATAGTCAGGTCAGGTTAGAAACCTATTGAAGTTAACACAGCTGTGAGGGATAGACTTCTTTACAGTGGTGCACACTGAATCAAGGTCCTAAATCTCGtcattttctcacaaatttCAAAACTATTTTATGGAGTTTTTGTCAACGGAATTGTTCCCCCAGTTTGGGTAGATTACTTACAAATTGTAGTCTACTGATTCCAAGTTACAGGACAAAAACTGTAGTtagtacaggtccttctcaaaaaatttgcatatgtgataaaagttcattattttccataatgtaatgataaaaattaaactttcatatattttagattcattgcacaccaactgaaatatttcagatcttttattgttttaatactgatgattttggcatacagctcatgaaaaccccaaatctaaaaaaatttgcatatttcatccgaccaataaaagaagtgtttttaatacaaaaaagtcaaccatcaaataattatgttcagttatgcactcaatacttggtcaggaatccttttgctgaaatgactgcttcaatgcggcgtggcatggaggcgatcagcctgtggcactgctgaggtgttatggaggcccaggatgctacgatagcggccttaagctcatcctgagtgttgggtcttgcgtctctcaactttctcttcacaatatcccacagattctcaggagagttggcaggccaattgagcacagtaataccatggtcagtaaaccatttaccagtggttttggcactgtgagtaggtgccaggtcgtgctgaaaaacaaaatcttcatctccataaagcttttcagcagatggaagcatgaagtgctccaaaatctcctgatagctagctgcattgaccctgcccttgataaaacacagtggaccaacaccagcagctgacatggcaccccagaccatcacttcaggcattttggcatttccttctccccagtcttcctctagactctggcaccttgatttccgaattacatgcaaaatttgctttcatccggaaaaaagtactttggaccactgagcaacagtccagtgctgcttctctgtagcccaaagtggcttgacctggggaatgcgggaCCTGtggcccatttcctgcacacgcctgtgcacggtggctctggatgtttctcctccagactcagtccactgcttccgcaggtcccccaaggtctggaatcggtccttctccacaatcttcctcagggtccggtcagctcttctcgttgtgcagcgttttttgccacaaatTTTTCCTTCcaacagacttcccactgaggtgccttgatacagcactctgggaacagcctattcgttcagaaatttctttctgtgtcttaccctctcacttgaggttgtcaatgatggccttcctgacagcagtcaggtcggcagtcttacccatgattgcggttttgagtaatgaaccagactgggagtttttaaaagcctcaggaatcttttgcaggtgtttagagttaattagttgattcagatgattaggttaatatcTCGTTTAGAGaaacttttcatgatatgctaattttttaagataggaattttgggttttcatgagctgtatgccaaaatcatcagtattaaaacaataaaagacctgaaatatttccgttagtgt is from Pseudorasbora parva isolate DD20220531a chromosome 10, ASM2467924v1, whole genome shotgun sequence and encodes:
- the nfkbiab gene encoding nuclear factor of kappa light polypeptide gene enhancer in B-cells inhibitor, alpha b; protein product: MELYRGSNTNQMDYNDDGRGPKSGKMLASTDDRLDSGLDSLKDDEYTDVTLMSDFGRMKVVERQDEPWRKELTEDGDTYLHLAIIHEASDAALKMIDLSYGDPFLNTQNNQRQTALHLAVITEQPRLVEQLLKAGCDASLVDDCGNTALHIACRKGSMACFGLLTQGCPQHLPAILQTPNYNGQKCIHVAAVHGYLSLLENLIQLGGDINAQEQCNGRTALHLAVDLQNFELVKLLISKGADVHSFTYGGHTPYHLTYGRANADIKKVLYELTAPHLRELPESESEDGDEDYEDQSTSEDEDIYDDIKMMGQ